AGTCGTTCCACGCGGACCGCGGCGGCCACAACACGATGCGCCTGAACTTCTCGAACGTGACCTCGGAGCGGATCGAGGAGGGTATCGCGCGGCTCGGCCGGGCGATCAAGCGGCGGCTGGCACGCGCGGCAGCCCAGACCGGCGAAGGCGTCGCCGTCAGCCCTTAGTGTCTTGTCAGATGTCAATTGCAGGGTCGCTCGGCGCCCCTCGTCATCCCGACTGTAGCGAGGAACGAGCGGAATGGAGGGATCTTCCTCAAGCCTGCACATGGATCGCCGGGGAAGATCCCTCGACTGCGCTCCGGATGCTTGCCCTGAGCTTGCCGAATGGGTCGCTCCGCTCGGGCCAACCGGGGGAGGCGTTGGCCGTGACGCAATCGCGTCGTTCACGATTGACAGCCCACTAGCCCGACCCCGATGCAGCAGTGCCACGTGGAGGAACGCTCACCCCCATCCCACTGTGCGGCGTGGGGGTGAGGTCTGCCGGCCATGAGCGTCGATGTGCGGGCCCGGCTTCGGAAGGTGCTCGGACCGAGCCGGCCGGCCGCGCCCGATGGCCAGCCGCCCGATGGCCAGCCCCCCGAGACTCGCCGCCCCGCACCCAGGTTCCCAGGCCACGCGCACGACGTGCAGGATCTCGTCGAGGGGCGCGAGATCCAGGGGCCGCTCGGGGCCTGCTTCGTGGCCGAGCAGCGCTTCGCACTCGGGCATCGCCACGGACAGGAGCGTCTTGGGCGCTTCTTCGACCTGACCGACCGCAGCCTGGGCTGCCTTGCGCGCTCGGCGCTGCCGCTCGACGTAGACCGCGAGTCGGTGGTGTTTCTGGACACCGAGACCACGGGCCTGTCTGGCGGCACCGGCACCTACGCCTTCATGGTCGGGCTGGCCTACTTCCGTGGCGACCAGTTGCTGGTGCAGCAGTATTTCATGCGCCACCATGCCGAGGAGCCGGCGATGCTGGCGCTGCTGGCCCAGACGCTCGGTCAGCACGAGGCCGTGGTCACGTTCAACGGCAAGTCGTTCGACGTGCCGCTGCTCTTGACCCGCTACACGGCGAACCGTCAACGGCACGCCGTCCCGACCGGGCTGCATCTCGACTTGCTCCACCCCTCACGGCGGTTCTGGCGCGAGAGCCTGGAATCGTGCACCCTCGGCACGCTCGAACGGGCCGTGCTCGGCCACACCCGCAACGGCGACGTGCCGGGCTGGATGATCCCCGATCTCTACTTCCGCTACCTGCGCGGCGGCGACCCCGGCCCGATGGCGATGGTCTTCGAGCACAACCTGCACGACCTGTTGAGCCTGGTGGCGCTCACGTCGCGGCTGGGCCGGCTGCTGGACGCGCCGCCGGTGGCGGCGTCGTCCGGCGTTGGGGCGGCTGTTGGGACAGGCGGGGCCGATGCTGATTTCCCGCACCCGCCCCAGCACGGACGTGGACGCAGCAGCGTCCTGGAGCTGTTCGCCGCCGCCCGCATCTACGAGGATCTCGGCCTGTGGGACGAGGCCTGCGAGCGCTACGAGCAGGCCCTCACGACGGGCAAGGCCGTCGATCTGCGGGCGCGGGTGGCCGGGCGGCTGGCGGCGCTCTGCAAGCGGGCCGGTCGCCATGAGCGGGCCATCGAGCTGTGGCGGCGGCTTGCCAGCATGGGGCTGACCGGCTGCGAGCCGTACGTTGAGCTGGCGAAGCACTACGAGCACCAGCTCCGGGACTACGACGCCGCCCTGGCGGTCGTCGAGGAGGCCCTGGCGCTGGTCGAGATCCAGGAGCTGCGGCGCAACGCCCGTGGGTCCACCGAGCGCCGTGAGCTGGAGTACCGCCGAGCACGCCTCCACCAGAAGCGGCTACGAGCGCGCGGTCAGGCGGCCCCGGAGGCCCAGCCCGAGACCGCCTGAGCGGCGCGATCCGGCCGAGCGAGGCCAGGCCGTCAGGCGCATCAGGCCCGGCGGCCCCGCGCATGATGACGGACGGGAAGACGAAGCCAGGGCTTCGATGAGATCTCCATAGCAGCTGTGGGAGGTTATCCCGGCTCGGACCTCCACTGCTGTCCGGCCCGGCTGTACTACCGCCCGGGCGTCGGGTTCGGGCGCGCGCCGCCGGGCAGCGCCGTGTTCGGGTTGATGATGGCCGGCCCGCCGCCGCTCCCGGACGAGCCGCTGCCACTGGACGGCGGGTTGCTCGGGGGGCGCGTCGCAGCCGGGGCTGGCGGCGCGGGCCTGGGGGCCGGGGCCGTCTCACGTTGGGCGGTTGGCTTCGGGGCCGGCGCAGGAGCCGGATCGCGGGCTGGCGGCGCATCTCGGTTCGTGGCGGGCTGGGTCGGTTTGGCGGCCGGGCGCGTCGTGCTGCCGCCACCGGAGCGCGCGGGCGGCGCCGGGGTTGGCGATCCCTTGATCTCGAGCGGCGGCAAGTAGCTGACCGGCAGGCCGCCGCCCTGAATCACGACAGCCATCGTCGGGTCGGGAGTGGGCTGAGGAATGTA
This genomic interval from Chloroflexota bacterium contains the following:
- a CDS encoding ribonuclease H-like domain-containing protein — translated: MSVDVRARLRKVLGPSRPAAPDGQPPDGQPPETRRPAPRFPGHAHDVQDLVEGREIQGPLGACFVAEQRFALGHRHGQERLGRFFDLTDRSLGCLARSALPLDVDRESVVFLDTETTGLSGGTGTYAFMVGLAYFRGDQLLVQQYFMRHHAEEPAMLALLAQTLGQHEAVVTFNGKSFDVPLLLTRYTANRQRHAVPTGLHLDLLHPSRRFWRESLESCTLGTLERAVLGHTRNGDVPGWMIPDLYFRYLRGGDPGPMAMVFEHNLHDLLSLVALTSRLGRLLDAPPVAASSGVGAAVGTGGADADFPHPPQHGRGRSSVLELFAAARIYEDLGLWDEACERYEQALTTGKAVDLRARVAGRLAALCKRAGRHERAIELWRRLASMGLTGCEPYVELAKHYEHQLRDYDAALAVVEEALALVEIQELRRNARGSTERRELEYRRARLHQKRLRARGQAAPEAQPETA